A stretch of Flavobacterium sp. N1994 DNA encodes these proteins:
- a CDS encoding UDP-glucose 6-dehydrogenase encodes MKIKNICCIGAGYVGGPTMAVIAQKCPNIKVTVVDLNEARIAAWNDKDVSNIPIYEPGLNEMVAGTRGKNLFFSTEVDKAIDEADLIFISVNTPTKTYGTGKGMAADLKHIELCARQIARVAKNNKIIVEKSTLPVRTAEALKSILDNTGNGVQFQILSNPEFLAEGTAVQDLLNPDRVLIGGENTPEGQKAIASLVDVYANWVPRERILTTNVWSSELSKLVANAFLAQRVSSINAISELCEKTEANVDEVARAIGMDSRIGPKFLKASVGFGGSCFQKDILNLVYISKAFGLNEVADYWEQVIIMNDHQKRRFSKNIVQTLYNTVSGKKITFLGWAFKKDTNDTRESAAIYVADDLINEQAKIALFDPKVSQKQVLSDLDYLETRKPSENEKHISSYDNPYDACKNGHAIAILTEWDEFKDYDWQKIYDSMLKPAFVFDGRNLLDAEHMKSIGFVYQSIGV; translated from the coding sequence ATGAAAATTAAAAACATTTGCTGTATTGGCGCAGGGTATGTAGGTGGACCAACGATGGCCGTTATAGCACAAAAATGCCCAAACATTAAAGTTACTGTAGTTGATTTAAACGAAGCTAGAATTGCTGCGTGGAATGACAAAGACGTTAGTAATATTCCGATATACGAACCTGGATTAAACGAGATGGTAGCTGGCACTCGTGGGAAAAACCTATTTTTTTCTACCGAAGTGGATAAAGCTATTGATGAAGCAGATTTAATTTTCATCTCAGTTAACACTCCAACCAAAACCTACGGAACTGGAAAAGGAATGGCAGCCGATTTGAAACATATCGAACTTTGCGCGCGTCAAATTGCCAGAGTTGCGAAAAACAATAAGATTATTGTTGAAAAATCAACCTTACCCGTTAGAACGGCAGAAGCATTAAAAAGTATATTAGATAATACTGGAAACGGAGTTCAATTTCAAATTCTCTCTAATCCTGAATTTTTAGCAGAAGGAACGGCTGTTCAAGATTTATTGAATCCAGACCGAGTTTTAATTGGAGGAGAAAATACACCTGAAGGACAAAAAGCTATAGCTTCTTTGGTTGATGTTTATGCTAACTGGGTGCCAAGAGAGAGAATATTAACCACTAATGTTTGGTCATCAGAATTGTCAAAATTAGTGGCAAATGCTTTTTTAGCGCAACGAGTATCTTCTATCAATGCTATTTCTGAATTGTGTGAAAAAACAGAAGCTAATGTTGATGAAGTAGCCAGAGCAATTGGAATGGATAGTAGAATCGGACCGAAGTTCTTAAAAGCTTCAGTAGGATTTGGAGGTTCTTGCTTTCAAAAGGATATTTTAAATTTAGTATACATTTCAAAAGCATTTGGACTAAATGAAGTAGCGGATTATTGGGAACAGGTTATTATCATGAACGATCACCAAAAACGTCGCTTTTCTAAAAATATTGTGCAAACATTATACAATACGGTTTCAGGAAAAAAAATAACCTTTTTAGGATGGGCGTTTAAAAAAGATACTAATGATACTAGAGAATCTGCTGCTATTTATGTGGCTGACGATTTGATTAACGAACAAGCAAAAATTGCTTTGTTTGACCCAAAAGTTTCTCAAAAACAAGTGCTTTCCGATTTAGATTATCTAGAAACAAGAAAGCCATCAGAAAACGAGAAACACATTTCTTCGTATGATAACCCTTATGATGCTTGTAAAAACGGCCACGCTATTGCTATACTAACAGAATGGGATGAATTTAAAGACTACGACTGGCAAAAAATATACGACAGTATGCTAAAACCAGCGTTTGTTTTTGATGGAAGAAATCTATTGGATGCTGAGCATATGAAATCAATAGGATTTGTATATCAATCTATTGGTGTTTAA
- a CDS encoding SDR family oxidoreductase gives MIGAKTTILITGGAGFIGSNLCEYFLSKAYFVVCLDNFATGHRHNIAPFLKLDHFKLIEGDIRNLEHCRAAVAGVDYVLHQAALGSVPRSINDPITTNEVNVAGFLNMLVASRDAGVKRFVYAASSSTYGDSESLPKVEDKIGKPLSPYAITKYVNELYAEIFSTTYGIETIGLRYFNVFGRRQDPNGAYAAVIPKFVMQLMEHESPIINGDGNFSRDFTYIDNVIQMNELAMLTQNKEAINTVYNTAFGDRTTLNDMVSYLKEYLSEFDAEIANVKVIHGPNRAGDIPHSLASIDKAKKLVSYAPKYSFQEGLKEAVKWYWDNLK, from the coding sequence ATGATAGGAGCTAAAACGACCATATTAATTACCGGAGGAGCTGGATTTATTGGGTCTAATCTTTGTGAGTATTTCTTATCTAAAGCATATTTTGTAGTTTGTTTGGATAATTTTGCTACAGGACATAGGCATAACATTGCCCCATTTTTAAAATTGGATCATTTTAAATTAATTGAAGGAGATATCCGGAATTTAGAACACTGTAGAGCAGCAGTTGCAGGAGTTGATTATGTGTTGCATCAAGCCGCTTTAGGTTCGGTTCCTCGTTCCATAAACGATCCTATAACTACAAATGAAGTAAATGTTGCTGGTTTTTTAAATATGCTGGTAGCTTCGAGAGATGCAGGGGTTAAAAGATTTGTTTATGCCGCCAGTTCTTCTACTTATGGTGACTCGGAAAGCTTACCAAAAGTGGAAGACAAAATTGGGAAACCTCTTTCTCCTTATGCTATTACAAAATATGTAAACGAATTATATGCTGAAATTTTCAGTACTACTTATGGTATAGAAACTATTGGTTTGCGCTATTTCAATGTTTTTGGAAGAAGGCAAGATCCTAATGGGGCTTATGCGGCTGTTATTCCTAAATTTGTAATGCAGTTAATGGAGCATGAAAGTCCGATTATCAATGGAGATGGTAATTTTTCAAGAGATTTTACCTATATCGATAATGTGATTCAGATGAATGAATTAGCGATGTTGACTCAAAATAAGGAAGCTATTAATACCGTTTACAATACCGCTTTTGGTGATAGAACCACTTTAAATGATATGGTTTCTTATTTGAAAGAGTATTTATCCGAATTTGATGCTGAAATAGCTAACGTTAAAGTGATACACGGACCCAATAGAGCTGGCGATATTCCGCATTCTTTGGCAAGTATTGATAAAGCAAAAAAATTAGTAAGCTATGCTCCCAAATATTCTTTTCAAGAGGGCTTAAAAGAAGCTGTGAAATGGTATTGGGATAATTTAAAATAA
- a CDS encoding polysaccharide biosynthesis/export family protein, with protein MNQPKIYLLLLLSILVTSCIPKKDLIYLQDKNDTNPQTVTPSNQKPYRLQTNDILLITIKAIDPKLVEIFNTSGAQNTMVASEQSSYFNGYSVDDHGNIRMPILGEINVLGFTIEEVRVKVEKMLHDQYFKTEAGIFVTVKQAGFRYTINGEVGTTGTKVLYQDKVNIMEAIANSGDIAITGDRKDVKVIRRYPQGSETFTIDLTDSKAVNSPCFYLQPNDYIYVKPLKQKTWGTGKTGIESLTTIITLLSLATTTYLLLRN; from the coding sequence ATGAACCAACCCAAAATATATTTATTACTGCTATTGAGTATTTTAGTCACTTCATGTATCCCTAAAAAGGATTTGATTTATTTACAAGATAAAAACGACACCAACCCTCAAACGGTTACACCCTCAAATCAAAAACCTTATCGTCTTCAAACTAATGACATCTTACTGATTACTATAAAAGCAATAGATCCTAAATTAGTTGAAATCTTTAATACTTCTGGAGCTCAAAATACTATGGTAGCTAGTGAGCAAAGTAGTTACTTTAATGGTTATTCTGTTGATGATCATGGTAATATTAGAATGCCCATCTTAGGAGAAATTAATGTTTTAGGGTTTACCATTGAAGAAGTAAGAGTTAAAGTGGAGAAAATGCTTCACGATCAATATTTTAAAACGGAGGCTGGTATTTTTGTTACCGTTAAACAGGCTGGTTTTAGATATACTATTAATGGGGAAGTGGGTACTACCGGAACTAAAGTTTTGTATCAAGACAAAGTAAATATCATGGAAGCTATTGCTAATTCTGGTGATATTGCAATTACTGGCGACAGAAAGGATGTGAAAGTAATTAGAAGATATCCTCAAGGAAGTGAAACATTTACTATAGATTTAACAGATAGTAAAGCCGTTAATTCACCTTGTTTCTACCTTCAACCCAACGACTACATTTATGTTAAGCCCTTGAAACAAAAAACATGGGGAACAGGGAAAACAGGTATAGAGTCACTTACTACCATAATTACTTTGTTATCATTAGCAACAACAACCTATTTGTTACTTAGAAACTAA
- a CDS encoding sodium:solute symporter yields the protein MSPTTILIIIILYFGLLILISNLVSKKSSDNDTFFKANKNSKWYLVAFGMIGTALSGVTFISVPGEVGNPDLQFKYFQFVLGNAIGFLIIAKVLLPLYYRMNLTSIYGYIEQRLGVVSYKTAATIFLISRTIGSAFRLYLVVIVLQRYVFDSFHVPFALTVLISLGLIFAYTYRGGLKTIIITDSLQTFFLVSSVFLTIFFICSSLDFTFFQAFEAVKQSNYSKIFFFDDYLKGNYFWKQILGGIFVTIAMVGLDQDLMQKNLSCKNIGEAQKNMFTFTGIFVIINIFFLSVGALLYMFAEKNGIAVPMVDDVARTDFLFPEIALKSLGIVPAVVFLLGLTAATFATTDSALTALTTSFCVDFLGMDKTENQNKPNVVRTRHFVHIGFSILMFLVIVIFNAVNDASVVKMIFKIASYTYGPLLGLYAFGLFVKSKTVHDKLVPFICLISPAICFFISKYSVELFGDYTFDNELIIVNGFITFIGLLLISKPATQNTRY from the coding sequence ATGTCACCAACTACGATTCTTATTATCATCATTCTTTATTTTGGTTTACTGATTTTGATTTCCAATTTAGTCAGTAAAAAAAGCTCCGACAATGATACTTTTTTTAAAGCCAATAAAAACTCTAAATGGTATTTGGTGGCTTTCGGAATGATAGGAACAGCGCTCTCTGGCGTTACTTTTATTTCGGTTCCAGGGGAAGTGGGCAATCCCGATTTACAGTTCAAATACTTCCAGTTTGTTTTGGGAAATGCCATTGGGTTTTTAATCATTGCCAAAGTCTTACTCCCGCTATATTATCGTATGAATCTGACCTCCATTTATGGTTATATCGAGCAACGTTTAGGGGTTGTCAGTTATAAAACGGCTGCTACTATTTTCTTAATTAGTCGAACAATTGGTTCAGCTTTCCGACTCTATTTAGTGGTGATTGTATTACAACGTTATGTATTTGATTCTTTTCACGTGCCGTTTGCTTTAACCGTTTTAATTTCACTCGGATTGATATTCGCCTACACTTATCGTGGTGGTTTAAAAACGATTATTATTACCGATAGTTTGCAAACATTCTTCTTAGTTTCTTCTGTGTTTTTGACGATATTTTTCATTTGCAGCAGTTTAGATTTTACTTTTTTTCAAGCTTTTGAAGCCGTAAAACAAAGCAACTACTCTAAAATATTCTTCTTTGACGATTATCTGAAAGGGAATTATTTTTGGAAACAAATCTTAGGGGGGATTTTTGTAACTATTGCTATGGTTGGATTAGACCAAGATTTGATGCAAAAGAATTTAAGCTGCAAAAACATTGGCGAAGCGCAAAAGAACATGTTCACTTTTACCGGAATTTTTGTGATCATCAACATCTTCTTCTTAAGTGTTGGAGCCTTACTGTATATGTTTGCTGAGAAAAATGGCATAGCCGTTCCGATGGTAGATGATGTAGCTAGAACCGATTTTCTTTTCCCTGAAATTGCGCTAAAATCATTAGGTATTGTTCCAGCAGTAGTATTCTTATTGGGATTGACAGCAGCGACATTTGCTACGACCGATTCGGCACTGACTGCTTTAACGACATCCTTCTGCGTTGATTTTTTAGGTATGGATAAAACCGAAAACCAAAACAAACCCAATGTAGTTAGAACAAGACATTTTGTTCATATTGGATTTTCAATTCTTATGTTTTTGGTAATTGTGATATTCAATGCGGTGAATGATGCTTCAGTAGTAAAGATGATTTTCAAGATTGCTTCCTACACTTATGGACCACTTTTGGGATTGTATGCTTTTGGGTTGTTTGTGAAATCAAAAACAGTGCATGACAAACTGGTGCCTTTTATCTGCTTAATTTCTCCAGCGATATGTTTCTTTATCAGTAAGTATTCGGTTGAACTTTTTGGCGATTATACTTTCGACAATGAATTAATCATCGTAAACGGATTCATCACCTTTATCGGATTGCTTTTAATCAGTAAACCAGCGACTCAAAATACGCGTTACTAA
- the recR gene encoding recombination mediator RecR, which yields MEFSSKLLEKAVNEMAQLPGIGKRTALRLVLHLLKQPSEQTHFLSNALTTMRDNIKFCVSCHNISDVDVCEICNNPKRNHKIICVVEDVRDVMAIENTNQFKGIYHVLGGKISPIDGVGPNQLTIASLVAKVKSGEIEELIFALSSTMEGDTTNFYIFKQIKDYPLKTSTIARGIAVGDELEYADEVTLGRSILNRIPFENTLKNI from the coding sequence ATGGAATTTTCATCAAAATTGCTAGAAAAAGCAGTTAACGAAATGGCGCAATTGCCAGGTATTGGGAAGCGAACGGCTTTGCGATTGGTATTGCATTTGTTAAAACAACCTTCGGAGCAGACTCATTTTTTGTCCAATGCGTTGACAACGATGCGCGATAATATTAAATTTTGTGTTTCCTGTCATAATATTTCAGATGTTGACGTATGTGAAATATGTAATAATCCTAAGAGAAATCACAAAATTATTTGTGTAGTCGAGGATGTTCGCGATGTCATGGCTATTGAAAATACGAATCAGTTTAAGGGGATTTATCATGTTTTGGGAGGTAAAATTTCGCCGATAGATGGTGTTGGTCCGAATCAATTGACTATTGCTTCTTTGGTCGCCAAGGTAAAATCAGGAGAAATTGAAGAATTAATTTTTGCCTTAAGCTCTACAATGGAAGGCGATACAACGAACTTTTACATCTTCAAACAAATCAAAGACTATCCCTTGAAAACCTCTACGATTGCTAGAGGAATTGCAGTTGGCGATGAATTGGAATATGCTGATGAAGTGACTTTAGGACGTAGTATTTTGAACCGCATACCGTTTGAAAATACCTTAAAAAATATATAA
- a CDS encoding polysaccharide biosynthesis tyrosine autokinase — protein MLDVKDFTFFDQQNSFDFKGFLIKTLSYWKWFVIALIIAFSIAHQVNVRKQKIYGVETTITIQEENNPFFTSNTSLVFNWGGTSDKVQMISTTLKSRSHNEIVVDNKQLYIDYLLQTKYFLKDVYGEIPFKVVADKNQFQLLEQFVKVKMISDKTYQITIPFHATLVPVIRYSDNKITTIPVPNKEFKKICRVGEDVNLPFLHWRLNSSTFTDTGNIGEEISVRFNNFDKTVSNCMGINVSMDEKAGSILKLGVQGNNKNRMVDFLNATVEVLIKRQLDNKNKFAENTINFIDKQLLSMEKIMKNSGDELKDFGKNNNIIDIEQGGLDYKQRLLDYDTKKDDVERKIAYLNTLKNYLKSSVDFSKLPAPTVAGIEEPNINTNVSKLISLSIQRSELAYSIKGEVYYERIDNEIQSVKKVLLENINSYRNALLYDLNLANQKISVVEAEISKLPENKQEWLKLSRKYNLSDNIYNTFLQKRSEASIVKAANLPDIQIIDPAKDVGGGLLGPKTSVNYVLAFFMGIIIPLVLVFFIFFISNSVQNIEDISSQTQLPLIGIVGVKHSESNLSVFERPKSALSESFRAIRSSLQFLYKKQSISGTKTLMLTSSVSGEGKTFCSLNIATVFALSEKKTIILGLDLRKPKIFDDFNILNDLGAVNYLIGQKTLDEVIQKTHIPYLDVITSGPIPPNPSELILGDTMKELIAELKKKYDYIILDTPPVGLVSDALELSQYCDVTLYVVRQNFTKKEMLTLLNNRTKRGELNNVSIIFNGYENKAKYGVGYGYGYGYGYSYGYGYGSGYHEDEEPTAFFAKWKYRILKKLGK, from the coding sequence ATGTTAGACGTAAAAGATTTTACTTTTTTTGACCAACAAAATAGTTTTGACTTCAAAGGGTTTTTAATTAAGACTTTGAGCTATTGGAAGTGGTTTGTTATTGCATTAATCATTGCCTTTTCTATAGCGCATCAAGTAAACGTTAGGAAACAAAAAATTTATGGTGTTGAAACTACAATAACCATTCAAGAGGAAAACAATCCTTTTTTTACTTCTAATACCAGTTTAGTCTTCAATTGGGGCGGAACTTCTGATAAAGTTCAGATGATTTCTACAACGCTTAAATCAAGGTCACATAACGAGATTGTGGTAGATAATAAGCAATTGTATATTGACTATTTATTACAAACTAAGTATTTCTTAAAAGATGTCTATGGTGAGATTCCTTTTAAAGTTGTTGCAGATAAAAATCAATTTCAGTTACTGGAGCAGTTTGTAAAAGTAAAAATGATATCTGATAAGACTTATCAAATTACTATCCCATTTCATGCTACTTTAGTGCCAGTTATTCGGTATTCAGACAACAAGATTACTACAATTCCTGTTCCTAATAAAGAGTTTAAAAAAATATGTAGGGTAGGAGAAGACGTAAATTTACCCTTTCTTCATTGGAGGCTAAATTCATCTACTTTTACGGATACTGGGAATATTGGTGAAGAAATCTCCGTTCGTTTCAATAATTTCGATAAAACAGTGTCTAACTGTATGGGAATTAATGTGTCTATGGATGAAAAAGCAGGCTCCATTCTTAAACTAGGTGTGCAAGGAAACAACAAAAACAGAATGGTTGATTTTTTGAATGCTACTGTTGAAGTATTGATAAAAAGACAATTAGACAATAAAAATAAATTTGCTGAAAACACCATTAATTTCATTGATAAGCAATTGCTTTCTATGGAAAAGATAATGAAAAATTCAGGCGATGAGTTAAAGGATTTCGGAAAGAATAATAACATAATCGACATTGAGCAAGGAGGCTTAGATTATAAACAACGTCTGTTAGATTATGATACTAAGAAAGACGATGTTGAAAGAAAGATTGCTTACTTAAACACTTTAAAAAACTATTTAAAAAGCAGTGTTGATTTTTCGAAATTACCAGCGCCAACCGTTGCAGGGATTGAAGAACCTAACATTAATACCAATGTTTCTAAATTGATTTCATTATCGATACAACGATCTGAATTGGCCTATTCTATTAAAGGAGAGGTGTACTATGAAAGAATAGATAATGAAATACAATCGGTTAAGAAAGTATTGCTTGAAAATATTAATTCCTATAGAAATGCCTTGTTGTATGATTTGAATTTAGCCAATCAAAAAATAAGTGTTGTAGAAGCTGAAATTAGCAAACTACCGGAAAACAAACAAGAATGGTTAAAGTTGTCTAGGAAATATAATTTGAGTGATAACATTTATAATACTTTTTTACAAAAGAGGAGCGAAGCCTCTATTGTAAAAGCAGCGAATTTACCAGATATTCAAATTATAGATCCAGCTAAAGATGTTGGTGGCGGACTATTAGGTCCAAAAACTAGTGTGAATTATGTTTTGGCTTTCTTCATGGGAATAATCATCCCGCTGGTATTAGTGTTTTTTATCTTCTTTATTAGCAATTCAGTGCAAAACATTGAAGATATTTCATCACAAACTCAATTGCCATTAATCGGAATTGTTGGAGTTAAACATTCGGAAAGTAATTTGTCGGTGTTTGAAAGACCTAAATCGGCCCTTTCGGAATCGTTTAGAGCTATTCGATCGTCACTTCAATTTTTATATAAAAAGCAAAGTATTTCTGGGACGAAGACATTAATGTTAACCTCTTCCGTCAGTGGTGAAGGGAAAACATTCTGTTCCTTAAACATAGCTACTGTTTTTGCCTTGAGCGAAAAGAAAACGATTATTCTTGGATTGGATTTAAGAAAACCAAAAATCTTTGACGATTTCAATATTCTTAATGATTTGGGTGCTGTAAATTATTTAATTGGTCAGAAAACGTTAGATGAGGTAATTCAAAAAACCCACATTCCATATCTTGATGTTATAACTTCTGGACCGATTCCTCCAAACCCTTCCGAATTGATTCTTGGCGATACGATGAAAGAATTGATTGCGGAATTAAAGAAAAAGTATGATTATATCATTTTGGATACACCACCAGTTGGACTAGTTTCGGATGCATTAGAATTATCACAATATTGTGATGTTACTTTGTATGTGGTGCGTCAAAATTTTACCAAAAAAGAAATGCTAACATTATTAAATAATAGAACCAAACGTGGCGAACTTAATAATGTGAGTATCATATTTAATGGATATGAAAACAAAGCCAAATATGGCGTTGGCTATGGCTACGGTTACGGTTATGGCTATAGTTATGGCTATGGTTACGGAAGCGGATACCATGAAGATGAAGAGCCTACAGCATTTTTTGCAAAATGGAAATACCGAATATTAAAAAAATTAGGTAAATGA
- a CDS encoding nucleotide sugar dehydrogenase, with translation MNIKIAVIGLGYVGLPLARLFATKYPVVGFDINQNRIQELNAGNDATLEIDESTLKGVLVSSSSNANGLYCSSTIEDIQNCNYYIVTVPTPVDKNNRPDLTPLYKSSETVGKVLKKGDIVIYESTVYPGVTEEECIPVLERVSGLKFNVDFFAGYSPERINPGDKEHTVEKILKVTSGSTPEIGQRVNELYKSVITAGTHLAPSIKVAEAAKVIENSQRDINIAFVNELAKIFNLLEIDTHAVLEAAGTKWNFLPFKPGLVGGHCIGVDPYYLAQKAQEKGYHPEIILAGRRLNDSMGEYVASQVVKLMIKKGITINGAQLLMLGITFKENCPDVRNTKIVDVVHALADYGIQVTIFDPWAKPSEVAHEYKLTTTNELPSATFDAIVLGVAHKEFTTIDLSKLKKSNGVLFDVKGVLNEKADGRL, from the coding sequence ATGAATATTAAAATAGCAGTTATTGGATTAGGATATGTTGGGTTACCACTAGCAAGATTATTTGCTACAAAATATCCTGTAGTTGGTTTTGATATCAATCAAAATAGAATTCAAGAATTAAATGCAGGAAATGATGCTACGTTAGAAATAGACGAATCCACTTTGAAAGGGGTATTGGTAAGTTCAAGTAGTAATGCAAACGGATTATATTGCAGTAGTACTATTGAAGATATTCAAAACTGTAATTATTACATTGTAACGGTTCCAACACCAGTGGATAAAAACAATAGACCTGATTTGACACCTTTATATAAATCAAGTGAAACAGTTGGTAAAGTCTTAAAAAAAGGAGATATTGTTATTTATGAATCTACAGTTTATCCCGGAGTTACAGAAGAAGAATGTATTCCTGTATTGGAAAGAGTAAGCGGATTAAAATTCAATGTTGATTTCTTTGCGGGATATTCTCCAGAGCGAATCAATCCAGGGGATAAGGAACATACGGTTGAAAAAATTCTAAAAGTAACCTCAGGTTCTACTCCAGAAATTGGACAAAGAGTGAACGAGTTATACAAATCAGTTATTACAGCTGGAACGCATTTAGCTCCCTCTATAAAAGTTGCAGAAGCAGCAAAAGTGATTGAAAATTCACAACGAGATATCAATATTGCTTTTGTAAACGAACTGGCTAAGATTTTTAATTTGTTAGAAATTGATACCCATGCAGTATTAGAAGCTGCTGGTACTAAATGGAATTTTTTACCGTTTAAACCAGGATTAGTTGGAGGACACTGCATCGGTGTAGATCCTTATTATTTGGCTCAAAAAGCACAAGAAAAAGGATACCATCCCGAAATTATTTTAGCCGGAAGACGACTGAATGATAGTATGGGAGAATACGTGGCTTCACAAGTGGTGAAACTGATGATTAAAAAAGGCATTACTATTAACGGTGCCCAATTATTAATGTTAGGAATCACCTTCAAAGAAAATTGTCCCGATGTTCGAAATACCAAAATTGTGGATGTAGTGCATGCTTTGGCGGATTATGGAATTCAAGTAACCATATTTGACCCTTGGGCTAAACCATCAGAGGTAGCACATGAATATAAATTAACTACTACAAATGAACTTCCTTCAGCAACATTTGATGCTATTGTTCTTGGTGTAGCTCACAAGGAATTTACCACTATTGATTTATCTAAACTGAAAAAATCTAATGGGGTTCTATTTGATGTAAAAGGAGTATTAAACGAAAAAGCAGACGGAAGATTATAA
- a CDS encoding MarC family NAAT transporter has protein sequence MELFLFLFAALFSVLNPIGTVPIFVGLTQDYTKKERSRVSLWTAIDVFIILIISFFIGQYVLTFFGITISALRIAGGIIIASSGFSLLNGKFSKNRGIDKKVQQDIENRNDIALTPLAMPMLAGPGSISLLIAFYQEHNTTHEILISSFAIFIVAFVVFLILRSAHYLAKYLGASGIVAISRIIGFLTIAIGIQYIISSVLSIVRGI, from the coding sequence ATGGAGCTTTTTCTTTTTCTATTTGCGGCGCTTTTTTCAGTGCTGAATCCTATTGGAACCGTGCCTATTTTTGTGGGCTTAACTCAAGATTACACTAAAAAAGAACGTTCTAGAGTTTCGCTTTGGACCGCCATAGATGTTTTCATTATTCTAATTATTTCATTTTTCATCGGACAATATGTGTTGACCTTTTTCGGAATAACCATTAGCGCACTTCGAATTGCTGGAGGTATTATTATTGCCAGTTCCGGGTTTTCGCTTTTGAATGGAAAGTTCAGTAAAAATCGTGGGATTGATAAAAAAGTCCAACAAGATATTGAAAACAGAAATGACATTGCTTTAACGCCATTAGCCATGCCGATGCTTGCTGGTCCGGGTTCTATTTCGTTATTGATTGCCTTTTATCAAGAGCACAATACTACTCATGAAATTCTTATTTCCTCCTTTGCTATTTTTATAGTGGCTTTTGTTGTTTTTTTAATTCTTCGCAGTGCTCATTATTTAGCCAAATACCTTGGAGCTTCTGGAATCGTAGCTATTTCTAGAATCATTGGATTTCTAACCATTGCTATAGGAATTCAATATATCATTAGCTCTGTTTTGAGTATTGTTAGAGGAATTTAA
- a CDS encoding CoA-binding protein, which translates to MKNKKTLVLGATTKPERYAFKAITMLVEKGHSVIAIGSNMGEVAGITIRTKNIPLKNIDTVTLYLNPVRQREYYNYIIETKPKRVVFNPGTENPEFYQLLQGNGIKVEVACTLVLLATNQY; encoded by the coding sequence ATGAAAAATAAGAAGACTTTGGTCCTTGGGGCTACCACAAAACCAGAAAGATACGCCTTCAAAGCGATTACGATGTTGGTCGAAAAAGGGCATTCAGTGATTGCGATTGGCTCTAATATGGGAGAAGTGGCTGGCATTACTATCCGAACCAAAAACATTCCACTTAAAAATATTGATACGGTGACATTGTATCTAAATCCAGTGCGTCAAAGGGAGTATTATAATTACATTATCGAAACAAAACCCAAGCGTGTTGTCTTCAATCCTGGAACGGAGAACCCCGAGTTTTATCAGTTATTACAAGGCAACGGTATCAAAGTAGAAGTAGCTTGTACTTTGGTTTTATTGGCGACCAATCAATATTAG